From the genome of Malus sylvestris chromosome 13, drMalSylv7.2, whole genome shotgun sequence:
GAAAACCAAGCCCCTCTACGTTCACAGCACCcaacaaaaacaagaagaagaagaagaagaagaagaatacgatgatgaagaagaagagaaagcagTGAACCTGAAGCAAATTATCAGAAGGGGAAGAAAGCCCACGTAACTACGGTGACGCAAGAAAATGCAGAGCCTTCatgttctctctctcctctttctctttctctcactaTCTCTCTCATCTGTGTGTGCAAAGCAGAATATGGAACAATGATGATATAGAGAACCCATGGGTTCTAGAAAGCTGTTGGGAAACTTATTTCTGTGCAAAAAAATGCACCAATATTTTCCAATGGTGCCAACCAACCAATATTTTCCAACGGGAAttgttaatattttaataaaaccaTATatagatctgtgtgtgtgtgtatgcatgtgtgtgtgaaattgttaaaaagttatgaatttttctattatttagattaagggtattttagtaatcatattaaTTTTCATTCCAATTCAGGTGAACTGGTAAACAAATTATATgaattttgtttcatttttactCCGATTCtagaacatttaagtaaacagcttcaacatgaatttgatttttactcatcctcaattcaattcctcctcgATCCAATTCCTCTATTTGATTATGGTTACATAAACGCACCCTTAATGGGTAGAGAGAAAGTGATGGAGTGTTATCATGGAATTGATGGTTGAGtgtaatgagagagagagagagagagagagagagagagagagagagagccggctagaaaaaaaatgagagagtgATGGTGATGGGTGTAAGTTGTTGGAACAAGTAAGGGATTTTAAAACCCAAACAAATCATTTTTTGTTATTGCCACTTGCATCACATTAACCCAAATAGTTAGTACATGCAATCATTCTCTATGCACGAATGCAGATTTCAGTGTTCCAAATAGGACTCATGCATTGGTGCGTGCTACATGGGAAAGTTCCAAGTTTTGAATTTCGTCtcagttattttttttcttcacaatttTGAACATAACTTGTTTGTTATAATTCTGAATTAAGTTCTGTCTATGGCCACGTGTTCAAAAAAATAAGTACTGTTCAAAAGTAGTAAAATAAGAGTGGTaaagtgaaaggaaaattgAGGTCCACATGGAAGGCTTGCGTGGTGTGAcgacccatccctaattttctatgtaatttctccccaAGTATGTGATTTGACATTCATGTCCTTGTTGGCAAGTGGCATGAATGTATTTATTCctttttttaaaattgtttttctcGCTATCATGATTAAACTGTGATTTCATCTGTACAAACCTTGTTGATAAGGCACAATAGATTTCTTGTGATTTCATTTGTACAAACCTTAtccatttttcttcttaaaaagGGTGATCTGTacccaaggtattaaatatcggtaatatcggaaatatcggtagtccgaaaacacggaaatatcgatggaaatatcgggataatatcgatatcgataaaaattacatggaaaccacgaaaattgtaagaaaaacttggaaatttttattgaaactttgcaggatgtttatttagtcaattatctattagtttatcacaaaaaattggaaggaaatgcattgcatgatggatttaacattatcaagttgattatatagcgagttgacaaacattgtgagtgtagaaaatatgtagtaattaatgaaagaagtctaaacacaccataatcatttatatataatgaattagtacaatattttacactttagtaccacatagagttcctatgaggttcaaatttttcactatcttcatcatctctatgtgtagagtgagtgtattgtgaacagtagttatcaaatgataaatccccaaaatagttttgcatgtaattgttaacatgccacccatatggatccgagattggttgaggttgtccataagcaaaatcatttaaaGATTGAGTctgggattgtttccatgagtcgctcgattccatcccaacaggaatgggatatgaagggtagggaaatggttggttatgagtataaccatagttactacttcccactccaacagagtccgaagttctagataacgagtcatcttcttgacttgacaaaatccccttgcctctttctctacgagtatagtccttccctatggcaccaattcctggtcctgcccgcctactgccatggtcatcatcctgtgttgcatgcgtgaagtttgcctcaccagtgaagggggtcataaatccgggaggtggtccataatagtttccatatccaccaccactacctccagctccactgtatccttcatcattcccacctccggtggtaggtgagtctcctgatcttgtactagagttatcattagtatcagcacgatgttgtggttgtgtaggattggaagaaggtggaattccagtgtttcttggtcttgggagcaaaagttcttccaaagagtcagcgctgctagatcccacctcctcatctaatactctttctacatttatcccttcattacgtgcttcttcagcaactctgagagctgggttgccttcatcatcatctaaatgaagaggtctaatccattgataaagttggttaccctctgtatcatcatcttcaccaacaatatcaaacacatctagtgggtcaccacggtcgacatgatctatttctgcttccttatctcgaatttgaagcttcatgttgtagtagccataaactaatttttccaacctactatgagccaacctatttctttgctttgtgtgtataagtgcaaatgtgctccaatttctttcacaagcaaatgaggaagctgtttgtgataatactttgattgctaactttctcacagttggtgcatcggtcctatacatgatccaccattcagctacaatgaaaaacaatgttgataagcctaataactcgaacaaattctattataaacttatagtgaaatatgtttacactcactaggagacattgttgttcgagcagcaattgatgttggttctccaaaagttcttcttgcatctttaaaccatgttagctgaattcaataaatcgtgttagtttaatccaacaaagtaattattataatttaagtaattgtgtacctcatttccaaattggccaacttctggtgatgcagggtccaatttagagtatacattatgtacaacacgtataagggcaccatcatctccaacaccgggtctgtattggtatcgaggattgaaataatatgctgttcaaaAGAAACACATACGCTAATAAGAGAAaaaatacttatgcaactaaagaaatgaatttcaaattatgacataatttatacctgctgcatgcaaatcgtggtataatgttttataccatcggtcatcaattatctttatgacccaccttgcgccaggttttctttccaattcctccttcactacatgcatcaactcatatactgcccccatagtaggatacacttctgtgtcaacaaTCCGTAAAACCTtataaagaggttcaaacagttggcacacatgttctgattgagtccagaaagcatgatcaagcactatactttccaccatacgacctgcatttgagcggctgaaattgtggttggcccaatcgtcactagtgaatagttgcttcaaccctgctttcttcttaagtaggctgtctaatgcaatatagttggtggcgaatcgagtggtagctggacgaataatttctcctttgcaaaattcacgcatctttgccaacaaccaaccatggttgtaaatataatttgtgatcgttctagctctttttacaACATTAGcaatattctctctcttccccattgcctcaaacatgagatcaatacaatgtgctgcacatgatgtccaaaacacattatgatgcttcattaacttttttccagctttgacaaatgcagaaccgttgtcggtcacaacttggacaacattatgctctcccacctccatgattacatccctcaataacttgtaaatatacttgtagttctttatatggtctgaagcatcaacggacttcaaaaaaattgtctttcccttggagtataccatgaagtttatgatagacaatctggttggcccagtccatccgtcacacatgattgtgcaaccattagtttcccactttaacctcaacttgttaacatactcgccaatgtctttatgctccatttccaaatatttgtttcttacctcatagggagtgggaggttgtactccaacaccggcctgttgacatcccaataccatatttttgaaatgatgtgatgatgccttctcagcagggacattttcatagataaagaacttgctaattagacgccccattccctccttcacattacctcccttgaaataactccaaacactcttttgacgtgctttggatgagttatataaacttggggctattggtggtgttggttgtgattctctaagactgcctccccgtctcatttgtgcaccaccacttgtcccgaaACCTTGtcctctattaggaattttatgaaggtgttctctttcccatgctgactgtttggaggcacgtaatgcttgtttgaaactacgtcgttcttcaggtcccatgtcatcatcacattcgtcctcatcgtcatcatcatcactgtcaactgcTTGGCCAATGCcttctcctcgtagcccagctcgaatattttccattccatatgctttcttttccttctggtgttttttattttttaataatgtggtgatgaatgccttcacttctggggggacactatcgcatcgttggacattatgtcctggatctaatccactaagatggtgcttaagtcgtgtcactccgccactcttcattacatgaccacaatatttgcaaattgtgccatgtttgtttccgtctattgggtctccatattcccaagctggatcatgttttgacatcttaaacgtacctgtATTTATTTTGCATGGAAATTAggcaattattttttggccaaaaaatatagtagtgacggttatataagagaacctaaataataaagttattctacaaaAGAATTAAATAGGAAGTAAACAAAATGATTGTAAGGTgtagaaattataaaaataatatggactaataaaacctaatattaatgaataataaccagtttgataataaaataataaataacattaaacatattaaaattatcctagggaataattatacaacattacttaattacttcaaaaaattaacatattatTTGTTTCTTAGATCACATGCACgggtccacacaaatttttttgtataattaacCTCCTTATATATGTACATTATCTATGTATCCAACTTAACTAGTGtttgtattatatattattaCAAATTGTTAAGAATTAATaaaacttctttcttttttagtgtttttaaacctttttctttttttttttgttttttgagaaaagtgttttaaaaccttattctttccttttcttttccttgccgTTTCTTTTATATTCTTTGAAAATGTAGACTAAAAGGATTGATTATGGACCCTTTTCGTGGGAGGTATGTAGAAATTGTTTAATCAAAATGGATAATCAGGAGCAAACGAGCTCGAACAAAGCCATAAAGCAAAGTTAGTAAATGTTTTGCCCCTTTTTGGTGTTGGAAAGTTCATTTACGATAGTGTGAGGATGTGAAATTAAAGAATCTCATGCATGtgtccacacaaatttttttgttgttgtataaattacaataatataaatgtaagtttgtaaacttaccttaaatgtAACAAATCTGGAACTTTCGATGTCGTACGTAGCAGCAGCAAAACCTCGACGATCCTCTGCAGCTTGCCGTCTGTGAATAaatgagagagaaaatgttttggaAAGGATCTGAAAGggctaagggaagaagaagaaacataaATGTGTAATAgaggtttttcaattttcaaagggtcaaaaaatgtgtgatgatctgatactccacctctggGACGCACACGGTTTTGAACTTTTGGCAGTGTTTtttttacacacacacatgggtttGACAGTGAGAAACCACTCCACCATACATTTTTGTCTTGTCACTGTTTTTTTCACACACGGATATATCTTTTTGTCTTGTCAAGAATTTTTTCACGGAAAATGATTCTCATGTGATTTAAAGGTGTAAGGCTACATGCATGTATGGCAGTATGGGCATATGAcagtttggttcagtttcagtgggttttctttgatttttttgcaaaattattggcacacacacactcacactaacCTAACATCTCACAGTCACTGGCACAttattttcacatcttttcaccTCTGGGTGCAAAATTATTTTCACCTATTTTCACCTCTGCAACACTCTGCAACACACACATTCACCTATTTTCATCTCTGCAACACTCTAACACACACGATGCAACACGCACACACGCACAcgcaacacacacacacgcacacgcaACACGCACACACGCACACGCAACATGCAACAAGCACACACGCACACGCACACACGCATACCTTTCTGGATCCTTCTCTATCTCCCTCGGTCTCTTCGTCTCCTTCTctccctcggtctctccgtctccttctctCCTTCGGTCCGGTCTCTCCATAGTCCATCCAATATGCTGGGTCACCTCATCACCTTAGACTCTCTCGAATCTCGATCTCGATCTGGATCCTTCCCTCAGTCTCttcatccttcttcttctccctcagtCTCTCGAACTCGATCCTTCTCCGGTTCTCCCCCCCATCTCTTCTTTGCAACTCCGCcgagcaccatcaccacctcccccccatctcttctctgcAAATCCGCCGAGTTGCTTGGGGCCTTTTTACGGTCTCTCTACACCCTGGGGGACGTGATTTTGCTGTTGTTCAGCTCGTACCCACCACCTGTGGTTTCCTCCTCCCTTTCTCACCTCCCGCCGGCGGTGACGACGAcgaatatcgcgatattatcgctaatatcgataatatcgcgatattagcgatattatcgcgatattttaaagatattttaattttagtaaaaaaaatatcgTTCGgtcaaaaaaacgatattatcggcgaaatatcgccgataatatcgatttttAAGACTGTCTGTACCTTACACTTCACCACCAATCATTTTAGTTCCTCAAATTCCTCACCCAAtcaactctccctctctcattcTTTTTGGACCAATAAaaaaccttctttttttttctctctctctctctctctctctcatcttttcCATCTCTCTCCTCATTTTGTAACTCTCTCCTCTCTGCAACTGCAAGGACCTTCACAACCACTCACAAATCGAGTCCAAATACACCATAATCATGATCATCTCGTCCTCATGATCACAACTATGCCAACCGATTCTCTAATGGTTGAGTTTTAAGTGGTCAACGCATAGCGACTCGGTAGCTCCAACCCGGTCGAGTTGGCATCATCTTGATCCCGGTAGAGTTACAAGGTTTTAGGATGTGGGGAAGCTTCTGCTCAACTCCCCGTGGCCATTAGACTAGTTTTGGAGAAGCGTTAATGTCGAATCAAGCATGTTCAAGGAGTTGAGCTTTTGGCCCagactttcgagccattttcagGCCATTTCCCATCCACTTTTGGACTTTTGGAAGGTACAACTTTGTTTTACTGTTCAcgagcttcatttccatataaatttcgtgaaaaatggttgagaaatgagcaaGATATTAAGGTTTAAAATTTtacccagaaaccggcgaagaTTTTCAATTTCCAGCGAGTTTAGATGGCGGCGACTGGTGATGACCCATCGGATAAGACAATGAATATTCCATCAGACTTGACAAAATATTCTAACGATGTCAGGTAACACCGTTAAGGTGACAAATATTCTAACGATGTCAGGTAACACCGTTAAAGTCCGTTAACTGTTcaacggaatattccatcaagtcTGATGGAATATTCTTGGATTCCGTAgctgaaggattattttgtgaaaaacatgttcatttaagcaacatctatagcatgcaattaacaattaaaaggtggaatcatgcttgtatgcacttaaaaacaaaacattatccatgaaattcaaagcctagtagattggtgaaccttgactcaacttaaaacaacatttgttagttgagaaattatacctttgtagattcctctttgcataagcaaaggctaatcacccaaagagagggccttcattccttgcatcttagatctatggatttggatggatgaaatggttctccaagttcccaaaattgagaacctctaagtctcttcaccaaggttagattggagaagaaatgagtgaccttggagtagtaagattgctagctaaaccctccaaggaggccggccactttagagagaaaggagagcttatgttctcatcctttccccaaaagaaaacccttaatgaattttggctataaagtcatatttataccttaattcattggagtggcaaacttgtaaataagtccaaaactcactccatctctaaatggccggccttagggtatttttgggctaattgggcctttgtgaatcattattcattaagttgtcatacaacttaagtcaatgggcttaacgttcgaagcccattgggccttaaggtccaaaactatcccgaggtctttaacgaacttattcgtttgattaattaacatattaattaatccttgccataaataattaaaccatttaattattcttactcatctccattgtttcttcaatctccaccttacacggtgtacgatccattaggttccttttagcgaggcagtgggcgattaaaaccatttcaaatcgattgtgaattgaaacttactttcaattctccctttagtgattatacacgtttagggcttccacaaaccatgagtgacacctagcatcatatcatggttacccaagctaatcagaagaggtggagaacctattcagtttaggattacaaatgcaatacggtctttctctaatacaatactcttgagcacattgtttggtttgataatttattcatgtctactatccaatgtgattcgtgtgcttatatgattaccttgaatgtgatttggaacgacttcctaaatct
Proteins encoded in this window:
- the LOC126597084 gene encoding uncharacterized protein LOC126597084 isoform X2; the encoded protein is MKSGGVTRLKHHLSGLDPGHNVQRCDSVPPEVKAFITTLLKNKKHQKEKKAYGMENIRAGLRGEGIGQAVDSDDDDDEDECDDDMGPEERRSFKQALRASKQSAWEREHLHKIPNRGQGFGTSGGAQMRRGGSLRESQPTPPIAPSLYNSSKARQKSVWSYFKGGNVKEGMGRLISKFFIYENVPAEKASSHHFKNMVLGCQQAGVGVQPPTPYEVRNKYLEMEHKDIGEYVNKLRLKWETNGCTIMCDGWTGPTRLSIINFMVYSKGKTIFLKSVDASDHIKNYKYIYKLLRDVIMEVGEHNVVQVVTDNGSAFVKAGKKLMKHHNVFWTSCAAHCIDLMFEAMGKRENIANVVKRARTITNYIYNHGWLLAKMREFCKGEIIRPATTRFATNYIALDSLLKKKAGLKQLFTSDDWANHNFSRSNAGRMVESIVLDHAFWTQSEHVCQLFEPLYKVLRIVDTEVYPTMGAVYELMHVVKEELERKPGARWVIKIIDDRWYKTLYHDLHAADPVLEMMVPLYVLYIMYTLNWTLHHQKLANLEMS
- the LOC126597084 gene encoding uncharacterized protein LOC126597084 isoform X1, which encodes MKSGGVTRLKHHLSGLDPGHNVQRCDSVPPEVKAFITTLLKNKKHQKEKKAYGMENIRAGLRGEGIGQAVDSDDDDDEDECDDDMGPEERRSFKQALRASKQSAWEREHLHKIPNRGQGFGTSGGAQMRRGGSLRESQPTPPIAPSLYNSSKARQKSVWSYFKGGNVKEGMGRLISKFFIYENVPAEKASSHHFKNMVLGCQQAGVGVQPPTPYEVRNKYLEMEHKDIGEYVNKLRLKWETNGCTIMCDGWTGPTRLSIINFMVYSKGKTIFLKSVDASDHIKNYKYIYKLLRDVIMEVGEHNVVQVVTDNGSAFVKAGKKLMKHHNVFWTSCAAHCIDLMFEAMGKRENIANVVKRARTITNYIYNHGWLLAKMREFCKGEIIRPATTRFATNYIALDSLLKKKAGLKQLFTSDDWANHNFSRSNAGRMVESIVLDHAFWTQSEHVCQLFEPLYKVLRIVDTEVYPTMGAVYELMHVVKEELERKPGARWVIKIIDDRWYKTLYHDLHAADPVLEMMVPLYVLYIMYTLNWTLHHQKLANLEMRYTIT